Part of the Paenibacillus wynnii genome is shown below.
GCGTGAATGAATTGAAGAACCATTACGTTTATCCCCTTGTTGTTGAGCGTACAGACACCAATTTAAGCATGTATTTCCCAGACTTTCCTGGAACAGCCGTGACGGCTGCTGACATCACAGAAGGTCTAACACGGGCAAAAGAGATGCTATCCTTTCGTGCTTTGGAACTGGAAGAGTCTAGACAAAACTTGCCTCAACCTTCCGAACCTAATCAAATTACTTTAGAGGACTCGAGCGACCTTATAGTTTACGTGGAAGTGTTTATGCCACCCTTTCGAAATGTGGAAGCCAACAAAGCCGTAACAAAGAATTGTACATTACCGAAATGGCTGCGCGATGCTGCTGATGAAGCTGGCTTAAATTTTTCTCAAGTCCTGCAAAGTGGGCTTAAGGAAGCTCTCGGATTGGATAGACGTAAAGTCTGAGGAGGATGAACCATAGTGAAATTCGGAATGCGGATGCCTAGCATAAAGAAACGTATAGCAGCGCGTACTAGTGTTAAGCGTCAGATTGTCCAGCGTGCGGGGATCAAGATGCCTCGTGGATATGGATGGTTACGCAATCCTAAAAAGGCCGCCTATAACAAGGTGTATAATAAGACCTCATTTGATATTTTCAGTTTGATTAAGAAAATATTTAAGTGAAACAAAAATACCCCGCCGACCAATTAAGGTTAGCGGGGTATTTACCGATTCTATCGGATTGCACGCTCGGTGCTTCCGTTTCGTGTAATTACACATTATCACGTATGGGACAATCTGTAAATATTAAAATTATGACATTGGATAGACTTCATGATTGCGATCAAACCAAACAATCTTAAATACATTTCGACTTCTATGACCAAATATCCTTGCTCTTCCTGAAACTCTACATTCCCATATTGTCACTTCAGGAGATATGTATGCCGGCAAATCACAAGAGAACGTAGAACTATCCACACTTTTAAACCCTTTGATTTTTCTCAACTCCGACCACTGCTTACCGCTAAGATCACGTAAAGTAGCCATTAAAGCTTTTAATTCATCAAACTGCCAGTCCGATAACTGGAAATGATTCGGGCAGCAATCGATAAAAGAAAAAACCGGACTCAAGTGATCCGTAGACCCTTCGTCCGGAACGTTGAAAGCCTCAGGTGATATCGTTTTGCCGCCAAGTTGAGACTTCGGTTGATGGCCTAGTACCGGCTTTTTCTTTTTCTTACTACTCATCCTCTACTAGCCCTCCATAATACTCCGTCATCAGATCATCCGATATCGGGGTATCACAGCGAGCTCCCTCTGGAAGATCACCTCTTGTACTTAACCAAGGTTCTTCTTTGTGGGTTAGTGCTTCTAAATATTTAGCATCAAATCTACCGTACAAGGACCATATTTGATCAAGATAGTCCTTTTCACCTCTACTGTAGTCAGTAGGGTCAAAATCCTCCGGGAAAGGTATCGGCTGGTATCCGTACCCCCTGTACACTTGGAATAATTCGGGGTTTACTGGGCCGTGTGCCCATGCTTCAAATTGCTTGTCTTCGAACAATCTTCGTCCGTAAATAGCCAAGTACCACGCCTGCGCATAATAGACGATCTTTTGGAGTTTCAGATGCGTAATCAAAACTCCCTCTTCTTCATCAACTTTGCTCAAGAAGTATTTAGCGGCGCTGAAAATATCCATAATTCTCGCCTCCAATTACACACATTATGCCACTTAGTGTGTAATTTGTATACGATCATGGCTATTTTGTAACCATTTTTTTATAAAATGTATACGTTTTGCTAACAATAAAATAAAAAAAGCCCACCAGCCTAAGCCGAGGCCACTGAAGAACTAACCATTTTGGATTAAGTGCTTCGTCACATTCAAAAAGAAGCATCACCCCCTCAGGGAAGATGTCTTCTTTTTGCTGTATTTGGCTGCACAACCATAATCCTTATTAGTCGTGTAGCTTCAAAATCCTCTTCAGATTAACTGCGAATATCGCCATTGCTCCTTGTAGCTCCATGCCTAAGAGACCCGAGGATATGGCTACATCGTACCCGTGTCTGTGTTTCAGTTCGCTATTCTTGGCTTCAATCTTGTACCGTTCTTTTGACTTGTCTTTGAAATAGTCGCTCTCTTGGAAAGCCATTTGCTCCGAATGCTCGTCGGACTTTATGCTCACGGAATAGGTTTTCGTCTTGGATCCTTCCTTGTAGCACCCTTCTTTGAATGGACATCGCTTGCACTTCTCTACGTCAAAATAATACGTGACCACCTGGTTTTTACCGACACCCTTCTTTCCTTGCCGTGCTTTGCGGATCGCCATGTGGCCGGCCTTGCAGACATACAGGTCAGCGTCTTTGTTGAACTCAAACTCATCTTCTTTCTTGCGGTTCCCTTGCGTAATCATCGGGTTTAATTTGGCCACCAGTTCCATGTCGTTCGTCTTTGTATAGATGAGATTGTCCTTCTCCGAATAAGCCGTATCTCCAATTACCGTTCGGACGTCCATCCCCGTGGCTTTACTTTTTTCAATCAGATCTTGCAGTTGTTTACCGTCATTCTTTTCGCCCGTTGTAACAATGGCCGCTGTAATAATGCGTTCCTCTGTCATAGCCAAGTGAGTTTTGTATCCGAAAAAGGACGAGTCCGCACTTTTGTGCCCGACCCGCGCATCCGCGTCTTCTGCGATTCGAAGCTGCTCCACATCATCCTCCACGGTTTCCTTTAGCAGGTTTAGCGGTTCTTGCAGTTTCGGTACCAATGGTAGGCCCAATTCGTTTTCGACGGTATGTATGAGTTTGTTGCAGTAGGAGATCTCGTCTTCCAACACTGTGCTGGTATTCTTCGTCGGCAGCTTAGTCTTGACGGATTCGTCCATCGCATAGAGAGCTTTGCGTACTTTCCGGGCCCGGTCCTGAAGGATCTCTTGCGGAGACTTCTGGTTGTAGCGCGCTTTGGTATGGGTTGCGTCCACAATAATTGCAGTGCTCTTCAGGATTCCTATCTCAATGGCGAGTGTCACGGTTTTCCCAATGAGTAAGTCCAGCTATTCATGTTTTTCAGGCGTAGCTTGCGGAACTTGGTTAAGGAGCTGGGATCCATAACCGGGTCCTCTGGCGCCATCCCCAGAAAATACTTAAAGGACAGGTCATACCGGGACCGTTCCACGATGTCCACGTCAGACAATTCAAATATTGCTTTAAGGAGCAAGTATTTAAACATCCGAATCGGGTCGATGGCATTACGCCCGTTATCGAGGCAATAGTTCACTTGAAGTTCTTCGTAGATAAATGAAAAATCTACAAGTTCGTTGATTTGCCGAAGCAAGTTATCCTTCGGCACTACCATATTGTAGAGTTCGATGTATGGACTCAACACCAAGGTCTGTTGTTTCTGAATCATTCCGGCTCACCTATTTCCCCCATGATACTTAAGTATACAGGAAAAAGGTGCAGTTCCTCCTTTTTGTAAGGAGTAACTGCACCTTTTTTAAAATCACTTTTTCAGTGGCCCCGCCTAAGCCAGTGGGCTTTTTCGTAAGCGTTTGGGAATATGAAGTTGATATCTTCGAATTACCACACCTCATAAATTGACTCTAAATCTGGCAAGTCAATGGTTTGACCAGCTAAATGATGCGTAGAGTCCTGCAGATATTGAATCTTACCGTCTGTTACAAAGCTATGGCATACCCGCTTTTAACGTAGTGCGCCCCACTCCATAGTAACCAGTAGAGACGGCGACAACGTTGGGCGTTCATAGTCCTCGTTGAAAGACCATTTGTCTTTCGGAACCGCATGATTCATGTTACAACCAAGGCAGTAAAACCTAACCTGTAATCCATTATCGAATGATTGAGATCTCATACTACACCTTACGAGTTAGTGTTGCTGTCTTAGTATCTTTATTCCATCCAACAGTCGCATCTAATGCCTCACCAGCTGTTCTCAATGGCACGTACACTGTTCCATCAATAAAGAGTCCGTCCTTCTGTTTCACACCGTTCACAATAAAGTTTGCTTTCTCTGCTTTCACGTCATTACACTCCTTCATGTATATTTCGATTTTTGCTTGTGCTTTTGCGAGTGCTGTTTCAGATGGTTTGATGCCTGCACGTAACTGAGAAATAGTTAAACCAAAGGACATTTGAAAATGTGGTGCATCCTTGATACTGGTGAAATCCCCACCCCATTCAAATCCTAGTTCCTTAGCCTCATCAACTACTTCTCCCCAATCAGTTGCCTTATCACAATCACCGTCACGTTTGAGATCCCAAGATACTGCTGATCCATTCGGAAGTAACAATGCAAAGTCTACTGCAAGGCCATAATTATGATAGCTGGTACCGCCCTTAGCATTGGTAACAATTGATCCTGGCTTGGTGCGACCCTGCGCATAGAGGGCCTCCTGTTCTTCAATTGTCCTTAGCCCCTGAGTAATAACAATAGGTACACCACGTTTATAGCACCGCTCTATCAGTGCGAGAGTAGCAGCTAAGACAACCGGTTGTAATCCTACCAATCGTTTATTTGATTTACTCTTTACTTGCTCCAATGTTAATGACACTCTAAGTCCTCCTTATGCTGATTGATCATTATCCGGGTGATCCGGTTTGGCCGGATTATTCTTGGCCTTATCCTCACTGAGTTGCAGTAAAAAATCCTTGACCACAGGCGGCATATACACGCCCAGGACACCTATGTTTTCAATGACGCTTAAACCCTCGCGTCCCGCATAAAAATAAATGGCGGCCGTGCGAAAGATCGGGGCTCCTGGTTGCAGCCAGTCATCCATCAGTGCAGACAGGCCGACAACAAAAAGGACGACCCCTTTGCGGATGCCGCCCCAGAACATAACGTCACTGCTCACCGTTTTGGTCTTGATTGCGCCCAGCAGCCCGGTAATATAATCAGCAACCATAAAGGCCACCAACACTTGCAGAGCTTTATCCCAGCCTCCCAGCAGACCCGCAATGGTTGCCAGCAATCCCGCCATAGATGTAATGCCCCCCGTGGCAACCTCGCGGCTCCCAGAGCCGACAGCAGCCGTATATATGATTGTCGACAATTGCTTGATATGATAGAGCATTCCCTAGCTCCCTTCTCTCTCTCTAATTACTTTTCTACTTGTGCACCAAGGCCTTGCACAATATAAATTTTAATAAGTGCTTCTCGCATGTAATCGCCACGTATCGTTTTACCCACCACGGCATTGTTGCGCCAATAGGCTGGAGTGTTAAACATCCCATGATCTTTAAGCCAGGACAGTGCCGCCTCAAAATCCACATCCGAGATCCTAACCTTTTTGACCGGCATCGTGGCGGCTCCCACAAATCGCAATGCTCCATAACCTTGTAAGGTACTTGCCACATCCAAAAGGATGGTGTTTCGGTTAATAAGCTCTTCATACAACTCCCGTGAAGTTGCATGTCTACCAAACGCCTTATCTAATTTGTTAGCGATCAGCGCCAAGGCACCTGCCACATGAGGAGCAGCCATGCTGGTACCCGAGGAGTATACATATCCGCCGCTATTACTCGTGCTGAGTACATTTACACCAGGAGCACAAATATCGATTTGGTTATTGGAGTTGCTAAAGTAGGCCACTCCACCCCACATATCGTAAGCACCGACAGCGATGCACTCTGGGTAATAGGCTGGATAATTAACTTCGTTCGTTTCACTATTACCGTCTCCTATGTTGCCGGATGCGCAAACGATAGCTATATCGGCAGCATCCGCACGCTTAATAGCATCGTGGAAATCCTGTGGTGCCCAGATCGTACCTAGTGACATCGATATAACCCGCACACGTTGCCCCTGTGGCCCTCGCCAAGCTATGGCATAATCGATTGCCTCGATAATGTTATACACGCCGCCACTTCCATCAGAACTCAATACTTTTAACACCAATAACTTCACATCCGGTGCCACACCGACAACTCCGATCCCATTACCCCGCACTGCAGCAATCGTCCCGGCTACATGGGTACCGTGAAAGTGGTTGTCTGAAAAATTATCTGAATCCCCACCGTAATCTGTAGTAAAGTTCTTACCACCTTTGATCTGTCCTGCAAGGTCTGGGTGATTGTTACAACCTGTATCTAA
Proteins encoded:
- a CDS encoding type II toxin-antitoxin system HicB family antitoxin; its protein translation is MKNHYVYPLVVERTDTNLSMYFPDFPGTAVTAADITEGLTRAKEMLSFRALELEESRQNLPQPSEPNQITLEDSSDLIVYVEVFMPPFRNVEANKAVTKNCTLPKWLRDAADEAGLNFSQVLQSGLKEALGLDRRKV
- a CDS encoding MAG6450 family protein codes for the protein MSSKKKKKPVLGHQPKSQLGGKTISPEAFNVPDEGSTDHLSPVFSFIDCCPNHFQLSDWQFDELKALMATLRDLSGKQWSELRKIKGFKSVDSSTFSCDLPAYISPEVTIWECRVSGRARIFGHRSRNVFKIVWFDRNHEVYPMS
- a CDS encoding Panacea domain-containing protein, with translation MDIFSAAKYFLSKVDEEEGVLITHLKLQKIVYYAQAWYLAIYGRRLFEDKQFEAWAHGPVNPELFQVYRGYGYQPIPFPEDFDPTDYSRGEKDYLDQIWSLYGRFDAKYLEALTHKEEPWLSTRGDLPEGARCDTPISDDLMTEYYGGLVEDE
- a CDS encoding M15 family metallopeptidase, encoding MSLTLEQVKSKSNKRLVGLQPVVLAATLALIERCYKRGVPIVITQGLRTIEEQEALYAQGRTKPGSIVTNAKGGTSYHNYGLAVDFALLLPNGSAVSWDLKRDGDCDKATDWGEVVDEAKELGFEWGGDFTSIKDAPHFQMSFGLTISQLRAGIKPSETALAKAQAKIEIYMKECNDVKAEKANFIVNGVKQKDGLFIDGTVYVPLRTAGEALDATVGWNKDTKTATLTRKV
- a CDS encoding phage holin family protein; the protein is MLYHIKQLSTIIYTAAVGSGSREVATGGITSMAGLLATIAGLLGGWDKALQVLVAFMVADYITGLLGAIKTKTVSSDVMFWGGIRKGVVLFVVGLSALMDDWLQPGAPIFRTAAIYFYAGREGLSVIENIGVLGVYMPPVVKDFLLQLSEDKAKNNPAKPDHPDNDQSA
- a CDS encoding S8 family peptidase is translated as MNVRLLEHIVGTSSSSAEVTPDGVQDIAASAMWDRGYDGSEVVVAVLDTGCNNHPDLAGQIKGGKNFTTDYGGDSDNFSDNHFHGTHVAGTIAAVRGNGIGVVGVAPDVKLLVLKVLSSDGSGGVYNIIEAIDYAIAWRGPQGQRVRVISMSLGTIWAPQDFHDAIKRADAADIAIVCASGNIGDGNSETNEVNYPAYYPECIAVGAYDMWGGVAYFSNSNNQIDICAPGVNVLSTSNSGGYVYSSGTSMAAPHVAGALALIANKLDKAFGRHATSRELYEELINRNTILLDVASTLQGYGALRFVGAATMPVKKVRISDVDFEAALSWLKDHGMFNTPAYWRNNAVVGKTIRGDYMREALIKIYIVQGLGAQVEK